Proteins encoded by one window of Ursus arctos isolate Adak ecotype North America unplaced genomic scaffold, UrsArc2.0 scaffold_22, whole genome shotgun sequence:
- the LOC113249724 gene encoding LOW QUALITY PROTEIN: olfactory receptor 8B3-like (The sequence of the model RefSeq protein was modified relative to this genomic sequence to represent the inferred CDS: deleted 2 bases in 1 codon), whose amino-acid sequence MAHRNASFVTEFILVGLTDLPDLQLPLFCLFLVMYVVTVLGNLGLIILIGLNSHLHTPMYFFLFNLSFIDLCYSSVFTPKMLTHFTSKKNIISYRGCMTQLYFFCLLLLVISECYVLTSMSYDRYMAICNPLLYHVAMSPKVCSRLMLGSYLMAFSGAMAHTGCMLRVTFCDANTINHYFCEILPLLQLSCLTTYVNELEVFIVEGINVIVPSVTIFVSYGFILSSILHISSTEGRSKAFNTCSSHIISVSLFFGSAAFMYLQPSSAGSMDEEKISSIFYTNTVPLMNPLIYRLRNKDVKFALRKILSRRQF is encoded by the exons ATGGCTCATAGAAATGCTTCTTTTGTGACTGAATTCATTCTGGTGGGGCTCACAGACCTACCAGATCTCCAACTCCCCCTGTTCTGCCTGTTTCTAGTTATGTATGTGGTCACTGTGTTGGGGAATTTGGGCTTGATAATTCTAATCGGGCTGAATTcacacctccacacccccatgtactttttcctcttcaatttgtCCTTCATAGACCTCTGCTATTCTTCTGTGTTTACACCCAAAATGCTGACTCACTTCACATCAAAGAAGAATATTATCTCCTACAGGGGATGCATGACTCAGCTGtactttttctgtttgttgttgttg gttatttctgaATGTTATGTGCTGACATCAATGTCCTATGATCGCTATATGGCCATCTGTAACCCACTTTTGTATCATGTTGCCATGTCCCCTAAGGTATGTTCCAGACTTATGCTTGGTTCATATTTGATGGCATTTTCAGGTGCTATGGCCCACACGGGATGCATGCTGAGAGTGACCTTCTGTGATGCAAACACCATCAACCATTATTTTTGTGAGATCCTCCCTCTTCTGCAGCTCTCCTGCTTGACCACCTATGTGAATGAGCTGGAGGTTTTCATTGTGGAGGGCATCAATGTGATTGTGCCCAGTGTCACCATCTTTGTCTCTTATGGTTTCATCCTCTCCAGCATCCTGCACATCAGCTCCACTGAGGGCAGGTCCAAAGCCTTCAACACCTGCAGTTCCCACAtaatctctgtttctttgttctttggatCTGCTGCATTTATGTATCTTCAACCATCTTCTGCTGGGTCTATGGATGAAGAGAAAATCTCTTCTATCTTTTATACCAACACAGTTCCCTTGATGAACCCTTTAATTTACCGCTTGAGAAACAAAGATGTTAAGTTTGCTCTGAGGAAAATTCTGAGTAGGAGACAGTTTTAA